The following are from one region of the Knoellia sp. p5-6-4 genome:
- a CDS encoding ScyD/ScyE family protein gives MASIRTRVLALVAAGGAGVGIAVAPAQAETSRTTVVASGLDSPRLLSFAPNGDLYVAESGKGGSGPCATHPELGKFCFGESGAITRVNPHGPDRRVVTGLPSLGGAEDSIGPMDVDVRGDRYVVSIGLGAHPDFRKKFGSDGAHLGTLLTGKLSDSEHSLLADIAAYEAEANPDRTDLDSNPAGISRRGGGYDVADAGGNSVVRTTRKGDVSKVAVLRPVPTTAAITLGPETIPAGFPQDAVPTSVVRGPDGALYISQLTGFPFQKGTSSIWRVEPGGHPRKWATGLTNVTDLAFDEDGHLYAVQIASEGLLKGPVGSLVRVKRGSSSHHTVVGGLTAPYGVAIDGDDAYVTTCSVCVGKGQVVRVSLD, from the coding sequence ATGGCCAGCATCCGCACACGAGTGCTCGCGCTGGTGGCGGCCGGCGGCGCCGGCGTAGGCATCGCTGTCGCGCCGGCCCAGGCCGAAACCAGCCGCACCACCGTCGTGGCCTCAGGCCTCGACAGCCCCCGCCTGCTCAGCTTCGCCCCGAACGGCGACCTCTACGTCGCCGAGTCCGGGAAGGGCGGCTCCGGACCGTGCGCCACCCACCCGGAGCTCGGCAAGTTCTGCTTCGGCGAGAGCGGTGCCATCACCCGGGTGAACCCCCACGGACCGGACCGCCGTGTCGTGACCGGCCTGCCATCCCTCGGCGGTGCCGAGGACTCCATCGGCCCCATGGACGTCGACGTCCGTGGTGACCGGTACGTCGTCAGCATCGGACTGGGCGCCCACCCGGACTTCCGCAAGAAGTTCGGGTCTGACGGTGCCCACCTCGGGACCCTGCTGACGGGCAAGCTCAGTGACAGCGAGCACTCCCTGCTCGCGGACATCGCCGCCTACGAGGCCGAGGCCAACCCCGACCGCACCGACCTCGACAGCAACCCGGCAGGCATCTCCCGCCGCGGCGGCGGCTACGACGTGGCCGACGCGGGCGGCAACTCCGTGGTCCGCACGACCCGCAAGGGCGACGTCAGCAAGGTGGCGGTGCTCCGACCGGTGCCGACGACCGCGGCCATCACGCTGGGCCCAGAGACCATTCCGGCCGGCTTCCCCCAGGACGCGGTGCCCACCTCGGTCGTCCGCGGCCCCGACGGCGCCCTCTACATCAGCCAGCTCACCGGCTTCCCGTTCCAGAAGGGGACCTCGAGCATCTGGCGGGTCGAGCCCGGCGGCCACCCCAGGAAGTGGGCGACGGGGCTGACCAACGTCACCGACCTCGCCTTCGACGAGGACGGGCACCTGTATGCCGTGCAGATCGCCTCCGAGGGCCTGCTCAAGGGGCCCGTCGGAAGCCTGGTCAGGGTCAAGCGCGGCAGCAGCTCGCACCACACCGTGGTGGGCGGGCTGACGGCGCCCTACGGCGTCGCGATCGACGGTGACGACGCCTACGTGACCACGTGCTCGGTATGCGTGGGCAAGGGACAGGTGGTGCGGGTGTCGCTGGACTGA
- the guaB gene encoding IMP dehydrogenase, producing MSNGSSSVPAPFAEIGLTYDDVLLLPGLSDVIPSEVDTTSRLTREISLRVPLVSAAMDTVTEARMAIAMAREGGLGVLHRNLSIEDQAYQVDLVKRTQTGRIPNPVTIGPDATLEQLDQVCGQYRVSGLPVVDHDQMLLGIITNRDLRFVPVSEWGTTRVRDVMTAMPLVTGPADIDRETATTLLRQHKRERLPLVDDDGRLAGLITVKDFVRSEQFPNASKDAQGRLLVGAAVGYFGDAWKRATTLIEAGVDVLVVDTAHGHASLLLEMVRRLKADSATAHVQVVGGNVATREGAQALVDAGVDAVKVGVGPGSICTTRVVAGVGVPQVTAIHEAAQACKPAGVPVIGDGGLQYSGDIAKALVAGADTVMVGSLLAGCEESPGDLVLVNGKQYKSYRGMGSLGAMSSRGKKSYSKDRYFQADVTSDDQLVPEGIEGRVAYKGQVSAVARQLIGGLHQSMFYVGAATVPELQAKGRFVRITPAGLKESHPHDIQMVVEAPNYSGR from the coding sequence ATGAGCAACGGATCGTCCTCAGTCCCGGCTCCGTTCGCCGAGATCGGCCTGACCTACGACGACGTCCTCCTGCTGCCGGGCCTGAGCGACGTGATCCCCAGCGAGGTCGACACGACCTCGCGCCTCACCCGTGAGATCAGCCTGCGGGTGCCGCTCGTCTCGGCCGCGATGGACACCGTCACCGAGGCGCGGATGGCCATCGCGATGGCCCGCGAGGGCGGCCTCGGCGTGCTCCACCGCAACCTCTCGATCGAGGACCAGGCCTACCAGGTCGACCTCGTGAAGCGGACGCAGACCGGGCGCATACCCAACCCGGTGACGATCGGCCCGGACGCCACCCTCGAGCAGCTCGACCAGGTGTGCGGCCAGTACCGCGTCTCCGGGCTCCCGGTGGTCGACCACGACCAGATGCTGCTCGGGATCATCACCAACCGCGACCTGCGCTTCGTGCCGGTCTCGGAGTGGGGCACCACCCGCGTGCGCGACGTGATGACCGCGATGCCGCTCGTCACCGGACCGGCCGACATCGACCGCGAGACCGCCACGACGCTGCTGCGCCAGCACAAGCGCGAGCGCCTGCCGCTGGTCGACGACGACGGCCGTCTCGCCGGGCTCATCACCGTCAAGGACTTCGTCCGCTCCGAGCAGTTCCCGAACGCCAGCAAGGACGCCCAGGGCCGGCTCCTCGTCGGCGCCGCCGTCGGCTACTTCGGCGACGCCTGGAAGCGCGCGACCACCCTCATCGAGGCCGGCGTCGACGTGCTCGTCGTCGACACCGCCCACGGCCACGCCAGCCTGCTGCTCGAGATGGTCAGGCGCCTGAAGGCCGACAGCGCCACCGCGCACGTGCAGGTCGTCGGCGGGAACGTCGCCACCCGCGAGGGCGCCCAGGCGCTCGTCGACGCCGGCGTCGACGCCGTGAAGGTGGGCGTCGGCCCGGGCTCGATCTGCACCACCCGGGTCGTGGCCGGCGTCGGTGTCCCGCAGGTCACCGCGATCCACGAGGCCGCGCAGGCGTGCAAGCCGGCGGGCGTGCCGGTCATCGGCGACGGCGGCCTGCAGTACTCCGGCGACATCGCCAAGGCGCTCGTCGCGGGGGCCGACACCGTGATGGTCGGGTCGCTGCTGGCCGGCTGCGAGGAGAGCCCGGGCGACCTCGTGCTCGTCAACGGCAAGCAGTACAAGTCCTACCGCGGGATGGGCTCGCTCGGCGCCATGTCGTCGCGCGGGAAGAAGTCCTACTCCAAGGACCGCTACTTCCAGGCCGATGTCACCAGCGACGACCAGCTCGTCCCCGAGGGCATCGAGGGCCGGGTGGCTTACAAGGGCCAGGTCTCGGCCGTCGCGCGCCAGCTCATCGGTGGTCTGCACCAGTCGATGTTCTACGTCGGCGCCGCGACGGTGCCCGAGCTGCAGGCCAAGGGCCGCTTCGTGCGGATCACCCCGGCAGGTCTGAAGGAGAGCCACCCCCACGACATCCAGATGGTGGTGGAGGCCCCCAACTACTCCGGTCGCTGA
- a CDS encoding RNA-binding S4 domain-containing protein produces the protein MSSPAEVPIRDESIRLGQLLKLAGLVEDGAMARAVIEAGEVTVDGEVWSRRGQQVRPGMLVSYAGETVRVVSGA, from the coding sequence GTGAGCAGCCCCGCAGAGGTCCCCATTCGCGACGAATCCATCCGGCTCGGCCAGCTCCTGAAGCTGGCCGGCCTGGTCGAGGACGGCGCGATGGCCCGTGCCGTCATCGAGGCCGGCGAGGTGACGGTCGACGGCGAGGTCTGGTCGCGCCGCGGCCAGCAGGTGCGCCCGGGCATGCTCGTGTCGTATGCCGGCGAGACCGTGCGCGTGGTCAGCGGCGCCTGA
- the ppk2 gene encoding polyphosphate kinase 2, translating into MDGGRLKKSVYEAELFRLQAELVKVQEWVRREGERVVVVFEGRDAAGKGSTIKRVAQYLNPRVARIVALPTPTERQRTQWYFQRYVEHLPAAGEIVLFDRSWYNRAGVERVLGYCTPDEHQRFLRQCPIFERMLVEDGIRLHKYWFSVSDVEQQRRFESRLTDPMRRWKLSTTDLESITRWEDYSRAKDEMLVHTDIPEARWNVVESDDKRRSRINMIAHLLSRIPYEDVEAPLLELPARPPSRGYVRPDRSLLHEVPDHAARLSH; encoded by the coding sequence ATGGACGGCGGGCGGCTGAAGAAGTCGGTCTACGAGGCCGAGCTGTTCCGGCTGCAGGCCGAGCTCGTGAAGGTGCAGGAGTGGGTGCGCCGCGAGGGCGAACGGGTCGTGGTGGTGTTCGAGGGCCGCGACGCAGCGGGCAAGGGCTCGACCATCAAGCGCGTGGCGCAGTACCTCAACCCTCGCGTGGCCCGCATCGTCGCGCTGCCCACGCCGACCGAGCGGCAGCGCACCCAGTGGTACTTCCAGCGATACGTCGAGCACCTCCCCGCAGCCGGCGAGATCGTGCTCTTCGACCGCAGCTGGTACAACCGCGCCGGCGTCGAGCGCGTCCTGGGCTACTGCACGCCCGATGAGCACCAGCGCTTCCTGCGCCAGTGCCCGATCTTCGAGCGGATGCTGGTCGAGGACGGCATCCGGCTGCACAAGTACTGGTTCTCGGTCAGCGACGTCGAGCAGCAGCGCCGCTTCGAGTCGCGGCTGACCGACCCCATGCGCCGGTGGAAGCTCTCGACCACCGACCTCGAGTCGATCACGCGCTGGGAGGACTACTCGCGGGCCAAGGACGAGATGCTCGTGCACACCGACATCCCCGAGGCGCGGTGGAACGTCGTCGAGAGCGACGACAAGCGGCGCTCGCGGATCAACATGATCGCCCACCTGCTCTCGCGGATCCCCTACGAGGACGTCGAGGCGCCCCTCCTCGAGCTGCCCGCCCGGCCGCCGTCGCGAGGCTACGTGCGGCCCGACCGGTCCCTCCTGCACGAGGTCCCGGACCACGCGGCGCGCCTGAGTCACTAG
- a CDS encoding WhiB family transcriptional regulator → MAELSRLPGPVADLWDWQLEGSCRQVNPDVFFHPEGERGSARRSRDSAAKEVCLGCPVLVQCREHALRVREPYGVWGAMTEDEREAWYAGHRTVSEAS, encoded by the coding sequence ATGGCTGAGCTGTCGAGACTGCCCGGACCTGTTGCCGACCTCTGGGACTGGCAGCTGGAGGGCTCCTGCCGCCAGGTCAACCCAGACGTGTTCTTCCACCCCGAGGGTGAGCGGGGCTCGGCCCGCCGTTCCCGGGACTCGGCGGCCAAGGAGGTCTGCCTCGGCTGCCCGGTGCTCGTGCAGTGCCGCGAGCACGCCCTGCGGGTCCGGGAGCCCTACGGCGTCTGGGGCGCCATGACCGAGGACGAGCGCGAGGCCTGGTACGCCGGCCACCGCACCGTCTCCGAAGCCAGCTGA
- a CDS encoding GuaB3 family IMP dehydrogenase-related protein, translating to MTEIEIGRGKRGRRAYSFDDIAVVPSRRTRDPEEVSVSWQIDAYHFDIPVIAAPMDSVMSPDTAIALGRLGGLPVLDLEGLWTRYEDPTALLEEICGLDPDLATSRMQEIYSAEIQPELITERLRQVRDAGVTVAGALSPQRTQQLWKSVVDAGVDLFVIRGTTVSAEHVSGRAEPLNLKRFIYELDVPVIVGGAASYTAALHLMRTGAAGVLVGFGGGAAHTTRRTLGIHAPMASAIADVAAARRDYLDESGGRYVHVIADGGVGSSGDIVKAVACGADAVMLGAALARATDAPGRGYHWGPEAHHPQLPRGERVGVGGVAPLEEILFGPGRLADGTTNIVGALKRAMATTGYSDLKEFQRVEVVVAPYQRS from the coding sequence GTGACTGAGATCGAGATCGGCCGAGGCAAACGGGGCCGTCGGGCCTACTCCTTCGACGACATCGCCGTGGTGCCCTCACGCCGCACCCGCGACCCGGAGGAGGTCTCGGTCTCCTGGCAGATCGACGCCTACCACTTCGACATCCCCGTCATCGCGGCACCGATGGACTCGGTCATGTCGCCCGACACGGCGATCGCGCTCGGCCGGCTCGGTGGGCTCCCCGTCCTCGACCTCGAGGGCCTGTGGACCCGCTACGAGGACCCGACGGCCCTGCTCGAGGAGATCTGCGGCCTCGACCCCGACCTGGCGACCTCGCGGATGCAGGAGATCTACTCGGCCGAGATCCAGCCCGAGCTCATCACCGAACGCCTGCGCCAGGTGCGCGATGCCGGCGTCACGGTCGCCGGCGCGCTGAGCCCGCAGCGCACGCAGCAGCTCTGGAAGAGCGTGGTCGACGCCGGCGTCGACCTGTTCGTGATCCGGGGCACGACCGTCTCGGCCGAGCACGTCTCGGGTCGCGCCGAGCCGCTGAACCTCAAGCGCTTCATCTACGAGCTCGACGTCCCGGTGATCGTCGGTGGCGCCGCCTCGTACACCGCCGCGCTGCACCTGATGCGCACCGGCGCCGCCGGTGTCCTCGTCGGCTTCGGCGGGGGAGCGGCGCACACCACCCGCCGGACCCTCGGCATCCACGCCCCGATGGCCTCGGCGATCGCCGACGTGGCCGCGGCCCGCCGCGACTACCTCGACGAGTCCGGCGGCCGCTACGTGCACGTCATCGCCGACGGTGGCGTCGGCAGCAGCGGCGACATCGTCAAGGCCGTGGCCTGCGGTGCCGACGCCGTCATGCTCGGGGCCGCGCTGGCACGCGCCACCGACGCCCCCGGCCGCGGCTACCACTGGGGTCCGGAGGCCCACCACCCGCAGCTGCCGCGCGGCGAGCGGGTCGGCGTCGGCGGGGTCGCGCCGCTGGAGGAGATCCTCTTCGGGCCGGGCCGCCTGGCCGACGGCACGACGAACATCGTCGGTGCCCTCAAGCGCGCCATGGCGACCACCGGCTACTCGGACCTCAAGGAGTTCCAGCGCGTCGAGGTCGTGGTGGCGCCCTACCAGCGCAGCTGA